In Leptospira bourretii, a genomic segment contains:
- a CDS encoding carotenoid 1,2-hydratase, which translates to MNKIKILILSFCFFHFSFPKDHSFHSDFGLEWCYFVGHLESASGNRYGYELSFFRLKISNDPDWNPEVFPVHFAISDFTNKKHKTSQTMKRTIGDLSGYTDKTIYSGDYHLKIISKDKFHIKASSKSKNLSLDLNLEGNGKILVHGKDGLSIKSNRNPSIFSYYYSYPRLYTKGTLTFEEKIETIISGDSWMDHEWSERNAKSIPSLATGETSWDWICLSDISGGDYVFFRFRESPTMPPEVFGTYRDPKGKVTSWTIPGQIQMETTGSIWKSPNTKIEYPLHWKIRYPEGEWLVSPIFNEQEFDGTKTTATIYWEGGVEAKDPIQKKSAKGYLELKGYKKPKEWWEF; encoded by the coding sequence ATGAATAAAATAAAAATCTTAATTCTATCGTTTTGTTTTTTTCATTTTAGTTTTCCAAAGGATCATTCTTTTCATTCTGATTTTGGATTGGAATGGTGTTATTTTGTTGGGCATTTGGAATCCGCATCCGGAAATCGATATGGATATGAATTGTCTTTTTTTCGTTTAAAAATTTCAAACGATCCAGATTGGAATCCAGAAGTTTTTCCAGTCCATTTTGCAATTTCTGATTTTACGAATAAAAAACACAAAACATCTCAAACCATGAAACGAACAATAGGTGATCTTTCTGGATATACAGATAAAACCATTTATAGTGGCGATTATCATCTGAAAATTATTTCTAAAGATAAATTTCATATCAAAGCAAGTTCCAAATCCAAAAATTTGAGTTTGGATTTGAACTTAGAAGGGAATGGAAAGATCCTTGTACATGGAAAAGATGGCCTATCGATTAAATCCAATCGAAACCCTAGTATATTTTCATATTACTATAGTTATCCGAGACTTTACACAAAGGGAACTCTAACATTTGAGGAAAAAATAGAAACCATCATTTCGGGAGATTCTTGGATGGATCATGAATGGAGTGAACGAAACGCAAAATCAATTCCAAGTTTGGCCACGGGTGAAACAAGTTGGGATTGGATTTGTTTGTCAGACATTTCAGGTGGTGATTATGTGTTTTTTCGGTTTCGCGAATCTCCCACAATGCCTCCAGAAGTTTTTGGAACCTATCGTGATCCTAAAGGAAAAGTGACCTCCTGGACGATACCAGGCCAAATCCAAATGGAGACCACCGGGTCTATTTGGAAGAGTCCAAATACAAAAATTGAATACCCTCTCCACTGGAAAATCCGATACCCGGAAGGGGAATGGTTGGTTTCTCCCATTTTCAATGAACAAGAGTTTGATGGAACAAAGACAACGGCAACAATTTATTGGGAAGGTGGCGTAGAAGCCAAAGATCCAATTCAAAAAAAGTCTGCTAAAGGATATTTAGAATTGAAAGGTTATAAAAAACCGAAAGAGTGGTGGGAGTTCTAG
- a CDS encoding SpoIIE family protein phosphatase — protein MYQRENHLSRHTNPFPEILDDIVYNRILKDPNYWISQDLEDKIIQIVSQSLDISGILYHLGTESLITNAYDLLPLDDSRIDLEEMICRLPILIGRLTRVVYLNVKTISDHKVLFVFKYLPEFQEKWYDAVFFQGMLNGLAVLFELKSFAIRMTKTKLFGIHVSHKELGEDIQFGADSNEYELEWSEDNLFLSRSRLTKDDVSNRHRVMVTSRIDSQLEEISIVDVKDVVRRSRELAIENRDLEAAVEVLKSFKQELEKKQLSMAKDLRLAKNIQKGLIPEIIPDWNGIQFWTGFTPMQEVSGDYYDYFPYHTNKLGVAVCDVSGHGVPAAFITALSKLLFSNFKKTKPSETFKLINRELLDLVKQQGYTTCVYVLIHDDYKVIYSVAGHPRPILYRANTKRAEICEGDGTFLGMFPDAGDTFLDFQIQLEPGDKLFLYTDGLTEAENDKGVQYGETKLIQIIESCAEKSIQETVEFILSNHKEFTMGTDPMDDITLLGLQLSPRLAEFNIIKAKADEVYRKKEYKDALFFYEQAHQILPRELDTQLFYGKALAYNGNYEQAISLLESYNKFKTNHYKSHSVLGYCYYQMEMFDKAEIEWKKAHSINDSNLSNLYNLAQLYRKINQKKKMKDVIEKMKRIEESYLHILPLEKKWESLPDE, from the coding sequence GTGTACCAACGTGAAAATCACCTATCCCGCCATACCAATCCGTTTCCTGAAATTTTAGATGATATTGTCTATAATCGAATTTTAAAAGATCCTAACTATTGGATTTCACAAGACCTGGAAGATAAAATCATCCAAATTGTTTCTCAATCTCTAGATATTTCAGGAATTTTATACCATCTAGGAACTGAAAGTCTCATTACAAATGCGTATGATTTATTGCCCCTAGACGATTCTCGGATTGACTTAGAAGAGATGATTTGTCGCCTCCCCATTTTGATCGGTCGACTAACACGAGTCGTATATTTGAATGTAAAAACAATTTCCGATCATAAGGTTTTGTTTGTATTTAAATATTTGCCTGAGTTCCAAGAGAAGTGGTACGATGCTGTCTTTTTTCAAGGAATGCTCAACGGACTTGCCGTACTTTTTGAACTAAAAAGCTTTGCGATTCGAATGACAAAAACCAAACTTTTTGGAATCCATGTTTCTCATAAGGAGTTGGGTGAGGACATTCAGTTTGGTGCAGATTCCAATGAGTATGAATTGGAGTGGTCGGAAGATAATTTATTTTTGTCGCGATCTCGTTTAACAAAAGATGATGTCAGTAACAGGCATCGAGTGATGGTCACTTCGCGAATCGATTCACAATTAGAAGAAATATCAATTGTGGATGTCAAAGATGTGGTTCGAAGGTCTAGAGAACTTGCTATTGAAAATAGGGATTTGGAAGCGGCCGTTGAAGTATTAAAATCTTTCAAACAAGAGTTGGAAAAAAAACAACTCTCCATGGCAAAAGACTTACGACTTGCAAAAAACATCCAGAAAGGTTTAATTCCCGAAATCATCCCCGATTGGAACGGTATCCAATTTTGGACAGGGTTTACTCCGATGCAGGAAGTCAGCGGGGATTATTACGATTATTTTCCATATCATACGAATAAGTTAGGAGTAGCTGTTTGTGATGTATCCGGCCATGGTGTTCCGGCTGCTTTTATTACCGCCTTATCTAAGTTATTATTTTCTAATTTTAAAAAAACAAAACCATCTGAAACTTTCAAACTGATTAACAGAGAATTATTGGATTTAGTCAAGCAACAAGGATACACAACCTGTGTTTATGTTTTGATTCATGACGATTATAAAGTCATTTATTCTGTGGCTGGTCATCCTAGGCCCATACTCTATCGTGCCAATACCAAACGAGCTGAAATCTGTGAAGGGGATGGAACTTTCCTTGGAATGTTTCCTGACGCCGGCGATACTTTCCTGGATTTCCAAATTCAATTGGAGCCGGGTGATAAATTGTTTTTGTACACGGATGGACTCACGGAAGCAGAAAATGACAAAGGGGTTCAATATGGGGAAACAAAATTAATCCAAATTATTGAATCATGTGCTGAAAAATCAATCCAGGAAACGGTGGAATTCATTTTATCAAACCACAAAGAGTTTACGATGGGGACCGACCCAATGGATGACATCACTCTTTTGGGTCTTCAATTATCTCCAAGGCTTGCAGAGTTTAATATCATTAAAGCAAAAGCAGATGAAGTTTATCGAAAAAAAGAATACAAAGATGCTTTGTTTTTTTACGAACAAGCCCATCAAATATTACCACGTGAACTTGATACTCAACTTTTTTATGGGAAGGCACTTGCTTATAATGGAAATTATGAACAAGCAATTTCATTATTAGAGTCTTATAATAAATTTAAAACAAATCATTACAAATCGCATTCCGTTTTAGGTTATTGTTATTACCAAATGGAAATGTTTGATAAAGCAGAAATTGAATGGAAAAAAGCTCATTCCATTAACGATTCGAACCTATCCAATTTATATAACTTAGCACAATTGTATCGTAAAATAAACCAAAAGAAAAAAATGAAAGATGTGATTGAGAAGATGAAACGAATTGAGGAATCCTACCTACATATCCTTCCACTTGAAAAAAAGTGGGAGTCTTTGCCTGATGAATAA
- the ispF gene encoding 2-C-methyl-D-erythritol 2,4-cyclodiphosphate synthase, which translates to MFRVGNGIDFHKLIQEPFRPLVLAGVEVKSEFAFLGHSDADVILHAVADAILGALALGDIGVHFPDTDPQYKNMKSSRIIEKCLELMAEKKFKLVNIDCTYVGDHPKINPIRAELNASLANITKLPLDCVSIKATTSEGMGSLGRSEGVMVMATVLLESTKAKS; encoded by the coding sequence ATGTTTAGAGTTGGAAACGGAATCGATTTTCATAAATTAATCCAGGAACCCTTTCGTCCACTGGTGCTTGCCGGTGTTGAGGTAAAATCAGAATTTGCATTTCTTGGTCATAGTGATGCCGATGTGATTTTACATGCAGTGGCAGATGCCATTTTGGGCGCTTTGGCTTTAGGAGATATTGGAGTTCATTTTCCTGATACAGACCCTCAGTATAAAAATATGAAATCTTCTCGGATCATTGAAAAGTGTTTGGAACTGATGGCTGAGAAAAAGTTTAAACTAGTAAATATTGATTGTACATATGTTGGTGACCATCCAAAGATCAATCCGATTCGCGCAGAACTCAATGCTTCTCTGGCAAACATCACCAAATTGCCGTTAGACTGTGTTTCGATTAAGGCCACTACGTCCGAAGGGATGGGATCACTCGGTCGTAGTGAAGGTGTGATGGTAATGGCTACTGTTTTACTCGAAAGTACAAAGGCAAAATCTTAG
- the nadA gene encoding quinolinate synthase NadA: MSLVTKDQLVQKLNPIYLPHEIEERILPLAEEINRLKKEKNAVILGHNYMTPDVFWGVSDIIGDSLYLSKMAKETTASMILFNGVHFMAETAKILSPEKRVLIADLKAGCSLAEAITRDDVKALKAKYPGVPVVTYVNCSAEVKAETDVCCTSANALQIVNAVEGDTVIFLPDEYLAGNVRNQTSKTIISHPGRCMVHEMYTPEDIRSAKRLFSGNLTVITHPECHEDVVKEADFSGSTSQMVDFIRQSKTNKIMLVTECSMGDNLRAEFPEKEFVSTCQTCPHMKKITLEKVRDALLKEQFEIFLDEEVIRLAQKSVNRMLELSYKK, encoded by the coding sequence ATGTCACTTGTCACAAAAGACCAACTGGTCCAAAAACTAAATCCGATTTATCTTCCGCATGAAATAGAAGAAAGAATTCTTCCCTTAGCGGAAGAAATCAACCGTCTCAAAAAAGAAAAAAATGCTGTGATCCTCGGTCATAATTATATGACTCCTGATGTTTTTTGGGGAGTGTCCGATATCATTGGGGATTCTTTGTACCTTTCTAAAATGGCAAAGGAAACCACTGCCTCTATGATCCTTTTTAATGGGGTTCATTTTATGGCAGAAACTGCCAAAATTTTATCTCCAGAAAAAAGAGTGCTTATTGCGGATTTGAAAGCAGGATGTTCTTTAGCGGAAGCCATTACTAGAGATGATGTTAAGGCACTCAAAGCAAAATATCCAGGTGTTCCTGTTGTTACGTATGTCAACTGTTCGGCGGAGGTAAAAGCAGAAACTGATGTTTGTTGTACTTCGGCAAATGCTTTACAAATCGTAAATGCGGTCGAAGGGGATACAGTTATTTTTCTTCCTGATGAATATTTAGCAGGAAATGTTCGAAACCAAACTTCCAAAACAATTATTTCTCATCCAGGTCGTTGTATGGTGCACGAAATGTACACTCCAGAAGATATTCGTTCCGCAAAACGATTGTTTTCTGGTAACTTAACTGTCATCACTCATCCAGAGTGCCATGAAGATGTTGTGAAAGAAGCGGATTTTTCAGGATCTACATCACAGATGGTGGATTTCATTCGCCAAAGCAAAACAAACAAAATTATGTTAGTAACAGAATGTTCTATGGGTGATAATCTGCGGGCTGAATTTCCTGAAAAGGAATTTGTATCCACTTGCCAGACTTGTCCTCATATGAAAAAGATTACTCTGGAAAAAGTGAGAGATGCACTTCTCAAAGAACAGTTTGAAATCTTTTTAGATGAAGAAGTCATTCGCCTTGCCCAAAAGTCAGTCAATCGTATGTTAGAATTGAGTTATAAAAAGTAG
- a CDS encoding penicillin-binding protein activator LpoB, which produces MKQILFSFLLVGFLFQCSSSPKRLDNADDYISDSGGLTSQELVKAADKLAGQIGEYFKENPHEEGVFVAHFPTRNDTSEQIQTELFDNAFVSKLIKSKIYTVRTKTREQSLNEIQFSLSGLTSNRLSIGKLKSPNFFVRCDINENMFTSNGEKIVEQSINIELVEVETTIAVWSEKVSYRKLAVRGNKGVSW; this is translated from the coding sequence ATGAAACAAATTCTTTTCTCCTTTCTCTTAGTAGGATTCTTATTCCAATGTAGTAGCAGTCCCAAACGACTCGACAACGCTGATGATTATATCTCCGACTCAGGTGGGCTTACCAGCCAGGAATTGGTGAAAGCTGCCGATAAACTCGCAGGCCAAATCGGGGAATACTTTAAAGAAAACCCACATGAAGAAGGCGTATTTGTTGCCCATTTCCCTACTCGCAACGATACTTCAGAACAAATCCAAACAGAACTTTTTGACAATGCCTTTGTTTCTAAACTCATCAAAAGCAAAATTTATACAGTTCGTACAAAAACCAGAGAACAATCACTCAACGAAATTCAGTTCAGTTTGTCCGGTCTTACTTCCAATCGTCTTTCCATTGGAAAATTAAAATCTCCCAATTTCTTTGTTCGTTGTGATATCAATGAAAATATGTTCACATCTAACGGTGAAAAAATCGTAGAGCAGTCCATCAACATTGAACTTGTGGAAGTAGAAACTACTATTGCTGTTTGGTCTGAAAAAGTTTCTTATCGTAAATTAGCAGTTCGAGGAAATAAAGGGGTTAGCTGGTAA
- the ftsZ gene encoding cell division protein FtsZ: protein MLYLEEEKTSPAIIKVIGVGGGGMNAVTRMVHSKMTGVDFIVMNTDEQVLLKSPVEVKIQLGNKVTRGMGAGGDPELGEKAALEDKERIISALKGADMVFVTAGMGGGTGTGAAPIIAAIAKELKCLVVGVVTVPFSFEGKRRAELAKLGIDQLRANVDTLITIRNDSIFQVVDKNTPVDMAFRVIDDILLNGVRGISDIINHPGIINVDFADVKTIMKDTGDAILGVGEGRGETRVSEAVEQAINNTLLEDSSIQGAKSLLINVTGGNDLTIHEWNEVSQIITAQADPDANIIIGLNEDTSLNDQIRVTVIATGFNKKGKQYQREQKVVGSEESVSPMVYIRKSEEKDSGFGKEQDSVRSIRQSNRGFSSQKQSSPFQNYGEDYDIPAFLRRKND, encoded by the coding sequence ATGTTGTACCTAGAAGAAGAAAAAACAAGCCCTGCTATTATCAAAGTCATTGGAGTTGGTGGAGGCGGAATGAACGCCGTCACACGAATGGTTCATTCTAAAATGACAGGTGTTGACTTCATTGTTATGAACACCGACGAACAAGTATTATTAAAATCTCCAGTAGAAGTAAAAATCCAATTGGGTAACAAAGTCACTCGTGGAATGGGAGCCGGTGGAGATCCGGAACTCGGTGAAAAGGCAGCACTCGAAGACAAAGAACGAATTATATCTGCATTAAAAGGTGCTGATATGGTTTTTGTTACGGCGGGAATGGGTGGAGGAACAGGAACTGGGGCAGCACCTATCATTGCAGCCATTGCCAAAGAATTAAAATGTTTGGTAGTAGGTGTGGTAACGGTTCCTTTTTCTTTTGAAGGGAAACGCAGAGCCGAACTTGCGAAACTTGGAATTGACCAACTCCGTGCCAATGTAGACACACTCATTACCATTCGTAACGACTCTATCTTTCAGGTAGTGGATAAAAATACTCCTGTGGATATGGCATTTCGAGTGATCGACGATATTCTGTTAAATGGTGTTCGTGGGATCAGTGATATTATCAACCATCCGGGAATCATCAACGTAGACTTTGCTGATGTAAAAACCATCATGAAAGACACAGGGGATGCCATTTTAGGTGTTGGGGAAGGTCGAGGAGAAACACGTGTGAGTGAAGCGGTAGAACAAGCTATCAACAACACATTGTTAGAAGACTCGAGCATTCAAGGAGCAAAGTCTCTTCTCATCAATGTGACAGGGGGAAATGATTTGACCATCCATGAATGGAATGAAGTTTCACAAATCATAACAGCACAAGCAGACCCCGATGCCAATATCATCATTGGACTCAATGAAGACACTTCACTGAATGATCAGATTCGAGTCACAGTGATTGCAACTGGATTTAACAAAAAAGGAAAACAATACCAAAGAGAACAAAAGGTTGTGGGTTCGGAAGAATCTGTTTCTCCTATGGTATATATTCGAAAGTCGGAAGAAAAGGATTCTGGATTTGGAAAGGAACAAGATTCGGTCCGAAGTATCCGCCAATCCAATCGAGGATTTTCTTCTCAGAAACAATCTTCCCCGTTTCAAAATTATGGAGAGGATTACGACATTCCTGCATTTTTAAGACGAAAGAACGATTAG
- the ftsA gene encoding cell division protein FtsA: protein MTYDDAPIITALDLGSSLVKVVIGRLIGEHEIEIIGTGVYPSAGIKNGSIVNIETTTKSIIEAFGDAELMAGQEVNTVVVNVSGKSVHGFNEKGIIAVTNRERIVSETDIMRVVEAAQAVHVPGDQQVIHVLTKEFKVDDQVNIKDPIGMTGVRLEAEVHIVSCGNTALNNIDRCVEQAGLLQMDRVLSSLASSEAILTSGEKDLGTAVIDIGAGICDIIIYVDGGIAFSSVVPFGGFHITSDISIGLKTTVETAEVIKKRYGHTRIDMVDPTEKFEIPSISGRPARSVFRQELVEILEPRVREILEMIDHELVRSGFKSSLAGGVILTGGTSLLQGIEATAEEVLRLSVGRAKPAGLSGLVDKISSPEYATAVGLIKYSSKIQNLEQRNMHSGSDSDGWMKKVRRWMENNL, encoded by the coding sequence ATGACTTATGATGATGCACCAATCATAACGGCCTTGGATTTGGGATCCTCTCTTGTAAAAGTGGTCATTGGGCGACTTATAGGGGAACATGAAATCGAAATTATTGGGACGGGAGTTTATCCTTCTGCTGGAATCAAAAATGGTTCCATTGTCAATATAGAAACAACAACCAAGTCCATCATAGAAGCGTTTGGTGATGCAGAACTAATGGCTGGGCAAGAAGTGAATACGGTTGTAGTCAATGTATCAGGAAAGTCCGTACATGGGTTCAATGAAAAAGGAATCATAGCTGTTACCAATAGAGAACGAATTGTTTCTGAAACCGATATTATGCGTGTCGTGGAAGCGGCACAAGCTGTTCATGTTCCAGGTGACCAACAAGTCATCCATGTGCTCACAAAAGAATTCAAAGTAGATGACCAAGTCAATATCAAAGATCCAATCGGGATGACTGGGGTTCGTTTAGAAGCGGAAGTACATATTGTATCTTGTGGGAATACCGCACTTAATAACATTGATCGTTGTGTGGAACAAGCTGGTCTTTTGCAAATGGACCGAGTGTTATCAAGCCTTGCTTCTTCAGAAGCTATCCTTACTTCAGGCGAAAAAGATTTGGGAACCGCTGTCATTGACATTGGTGCAGGAATCTGTGACATCATTATCTATGTGGATGGGGGAATTGCGTTTTCTTCAGTCGTCCCTTTCGGTGGATTCCATATCACAAGCGATATATCTATTGGTTTAAAAACCACTGTGGAAACTGCAGAAGTCATTAAAAAAAGATACGGCCATACAAGAATCGATATGGTGGACCCTACAGAAAAATTTGAAATCCCATCCATTTCGGGAAGGCCAGCTCGTTCCGTTTTTCGCCAGGAACTCGTTGAAATTTTAGAACCAAGGGTTCGTGAAATTTTAGAAATGATTGATCATGAACTTGTTCGTTCAGGATTTAAGTCGAGTTTGGCGGGAGGGGTGATCCTTACTGGTGGGACATCCTTATTACAAGGGATTGAAGCCACTGCTGAGGAAGTATTACGCCTGTCAGTGGGTCGTGCAAAACCGGCCGGACTCAGCGGTCTTGTGGATAAAATTTCTAGCCCGGAATATGCCACTGCCGTTGGTCTGATTAAATACAGTTCCAAAATACAAAATTTAGAACAAAGAAATATGCATTCCGGATCTGATTCCGATGGATGGATGAAGAAGGTTCGTCGTTGGATGGAGAATAATCTCTAA
- a CDS encoding cell division protein FtsQ/DivIB, which produces MVDTPQEIKEKRFGRVVPILLVVLGLLALGLVFRWGRPVKPVVRVEWEGLVALSPPEVFRYLGVDPENPKIGDWKDWEKLLSGHPRIRKVRITRDPDGFLKINVQEKVAEFVIHVGSSLYEVDEDLEILSRDRVLANHLIVISGQFTVGEKKLEGRQIFDITKEMRHALSSYPALKSRISELVSERDGNYTMYLKSPNSMKVYLGDKLELNVFRKLYASLAYMEAESVKAVSIDLRGEDAVYH; this is translated from the coding sequence ATGGTTGACACCCCCCAAGAAATCAAAGAAAAACGATTTGGGCGCGTGGTTCCCATCCTATTGGTTGTTTTGGGTCTCTTGGCCTTAGGGCTTGTCTTCCGTTGGGGTAGACCCGTGAAGCCGGTGGTCCGTGTGGAATGGGAAGGACTTGTGGCTCTCAGCCCTCCCGAGGTATTTCGCTATTTGGGAGTGGATCCGGAAAACCCAAAGATTGGGGATTGGAAGGATTGGGAGAAACTACTTTCTGGTCATCCAAGGATTCGGAAGGTTCGGATCACGAGAGACCCGGATGGATTTTTGAAGATCAATGTACAGGAGAAAGTCGCCGAATTTGTCATACATGTAGGAAGTTCCTTGTATGAAGTGGATGAGGATCTGGAGATACTTTCCAGAGATCGAGTGTTGGCCAATCACCTAATTGTGATTAGTGGACAGTTCACTGTTGGGGAAAAAAAACTAGAAGGCAGACAAATTTTTGATATCACAAAAGAAATGCGACACGCTCTTTCCTCTTATCCTGCACTAAAATCAAGAATCTCCGAACTCGTCTCTGAACGTGACGGAAATTATACTATGTATTTAAAGTCACCAAATTCTATGAAAGTATATTTAGGTGATAAATTAGAACTCAATGTATTTCGTAAATTATATGCATCTTTGGCTTATATGGAAGCCGAATCTGTCAAAGCCGTTTCTATCGATTTGAGGGGAGAAGACGCCGTTTATCACTGA
- a CDS encoding LIC_10421 family protein — protein sequence MKTTKIIATGILAMGLATANLQALDTNERLELLESAMIEQATTPAQKSAVSEYLANVAKEKVEMAQALRDRAGSTRGGKALSQMNEKKELLRRAEALEKEAKKYQTVSMDLHAASMQVAQN from the coding sequence ATGAAAACAACAAAGATTATCGCAACAGGGATCTTGGCAATGGGGCTTGCAACAGCAAATCTCCAAGCTTTAGATACAAACGAAAGATTGGAGCTTTTGGAGTCTGCTATGATTGAACAAGCAACAACTCCAGCGCAAAAATCTGCCGTTTCTGAGTATCTTGCGAATGTTGCAAAAGAAAAAGTAGAAATGGCTCAAGCACTTCGTGACAGAGCAGGATCTACTCGCGGTGGTAAGGCTCTTAGCCAAATGAACGAGAAGAAAGAACTTCTTCGCCGTGCAGAAGCTCTTGAAAAAGAAGCCAAAAAATACCAAACTGTCTCTATGGACCTTCATGCAGCGTCCATGCAGGTAGCACAAAACTAA
- a CDS encoding caspase family protein — MFSFRNIFVCILSAYLIGLPVFGQNRYALFIGTNYKGNTAKIPELNLCEADANFLKEKIQKKGNFKDIKVLLGSMVTRDNVKNAITQLGKVVGKEDSVFLYFSGHGMYMKDAKAKNGMRNYLICYDRPHISDEELNEFLTEIKSQKTVLVMDCCYSGGIAKKGKNTRGAAEIPIAQGNDGVVRQNAEDYFFQDKAVISSSDDDQTSIEVGGTINHGIFTYNFGNALEKGDLNKDSVVTALEAFFVAKEETVKMARQFNHEQTPQVSGNAAGIFLSGSPKPQTPPPKPPNVVINVPITPVETTTPPNNNTTTPPVAPEPEPTPANDTTVVIPPIVEVEPPAPPSVTTGSILIRTSIIKDKSYGGAATKSPYDLLNKQGKLKSSPAEDKVRSIKVLVDDQEYTSQITTEKSKIWGSVTKNGTLIQGDIYNVKIDNLPAGVHQIEIRADKYPIYKTATAVLPKQTVTVDAINSMDGFGAIRGRVFYKTLDNPIEKHPIYMPTVVSTNQIFKVTTDKDGYFWFTNLKPGKYEIRASFMEEMKLENSEIHVQPGEVTNVDIILNKKLSYTKTKY; from the coding sequence ATGTTTTCGTTTCGAAACATATTTGTTTGCATTCTATCAGCCTATCTCATCGGATTACCGGTGTTTGGCCAGAACCGTTATGCGTTGTTCATTGGAACTAACTACAAAGGGAACACAGCAAAAATCCCCGAGTTGAATCTCTGTGAAGCAGACGCGAACTTCTTAAAAGAAAAAATCCAAAAGAAAGGGAACTTTAAGGATATCAAAGTCCTGTTAGGTTCCATGGTCACTCGAGATAATGTTAAAAATGCCATCACCCAATTAGGGAAAGTTGTCGGCAAAGAGGATTCTGTTTTTTTATACTTCTCCGGCCATGGAATGTATATGAAAGATGCGAAAGCAAAAAATGGAATGCGTAACTATCTCATTTGTTACGATCGCCCGCATATTTCGGATGAAGAACTAAACGAATTTTTAACGGAAATCAAATCCCAAAAAACGGTTCTTGTGATGGACTGTTGTTATTCAGGAGGGATTGCCAAAAAAGGGAAAAATACCCGTGGTGCTGCAGAAATCCCGATTGCACAAGGGAATGATGGGGTGGTCCGACAAAACGCAGAGGATTACTTTTTCCAAGACAAAGCAGTCATTTCTTCTTCAGACGATGACCAAACTTCTATTGAAGTGGGAGGAACTATCAACCATGGGATCTTTACTTACAACTTTGGAAATGCTTTGGAAAAAGGGGATTTAAACAAAGACAGTGTGGTCACTGCCCTCGAAGCCTTCTTTGTTGCCAAAGAAGAAACAGTAAAAATGGCGCGCCAGTTCAACCATGAACAAACTCCGCAAGTTTCTGGAAATGCCGCTGGGATCTTTTTATCGGGTTCCCCAAAACCACAAACCCCTCCACCAAAACCACCGAATGTTGTGATCAACGTTCCCATCACTCCAGTTGAAACAACAACACCACCAAACAACAACACAACGACTCCTCCTGTAGCACCAGAGCCGGAACCAACTCCAGCCAATGATACAACAGTGGTCATCCCACCGATTGTTGAAGTGGAACCACCAGCACCACCTTCTGTCACCACAGGAAGTATCCTCATTCGTACTTCCATCATCAAAGACAAATCCTATGGGGGAGCGGCTACAAAATCGCCTTATGACCTTCTCAACAAACAGGGAAAACTAAAATCGTCACCTGCGGAAGACAAAGTAAGATCTATCAAAGTCCTTGTGGATGACCAGGAATACACTTCCCAAATCACAACAGAGAAATCGAAAATTTGGGGATCTGTCACCAAAAATGGAACTCTTATCCAGGGAGATATTTACAATGTAAAAATCGATAACCTTCCTGCAGGGGTCCACCAAATCGAAATCCGTGCGGACAAATATCCGATTTACAAAACGGCAACGGCTGTCCTTCCGAAACAAACTGTGACTGTGGATGCAATCAACTCCATGGATGGATTTGGTGCCATTCGAGGACGAGTGTTCTATAAAACCTTGGACAATCCGATTGAAAAGCACCCAATCTATATGCCAACAGTGGTTTCGACAAACCAGATCTTCAAGGTCACCACTGACAAAGATGGATACTTTTGGTTCACCAACCTAAAACCAGGAAAATATGAAATCCGAGCTAGTTTTATGGAAGAAATGAAACTAGAAAACTCCGAGATCCATGTACAACCGGGGGAAGTGACCAATGTGGACATCATCCTCAATAAAAAATTGAGTTATACAAAGACAAAATACTGA